The genomic stretch GAAACGGGAACGCTCATTTGGCAAATCTCGCGAGAAGGTAACCCGGCATGCAAGAGCTTATATCGAAGGCCACCTGCAAGCAAATATTCTCACCTGCTGTAAGCACTTTCCGGGACATGGCAGTGCAGAAGGCGATACCCATGCTGGTTTCGTTGATGTGACTGATACTTGGAAAGAAGATGAGCTGGAGCCTTACAAAACATTAATCACCGAAGGGAATTGTCAAATGATTATGACGGCTCATATTTTTAATTCTAAGCTGGACGAAAATATGCCTGCCACCCTTTCTGAAAATGTTCTGCAGCATATTTTGAGGGAAAAGCTGAGCTTTACCGGTGTGGTAATTTCAGATGATATGCAGATGCGCGCCATTTCAGATCATTATTCCCTAAAAGAATCTCTGGGAAATGGCCTTAATGCAGGGCTGGATATCTTCTGTTTTGGCAATAACCTTCTCAAAGAACAAGTAGAACTTAAGGACGCCATTGCTGCGGTTGAACAATTACTGGATGAAGGAAAAGTAACAGAGAATCGAATCGATGCCTCCGTTTCCCGTATCCTCGATCTAAAAGCTAAACTGTAAGAGTTCTACTTCCCGAGATGGTTGTCCACCAATCTTTCAATGGGCTTTCTTACAATAATACCCAGCTTCAGTCCTCTCTTTGCGAGAACCTTTTCCAATGTTTCTCTGTGAATGGCTGCTATGGAACCGACAAAGCCAATGTCTTTATCTGTAATATCTCCAAAGTAGGCGAGCTGCTTTTCTGCAAAATCCTCAAAGCCACTCCGAACTATATCTTTGATAAAATCGTGCTCTGCAAAATCACCCAAAAGATGTGAAAAAGAAGCCACAAATCTATTCCCATTGGGCTCCTTATATACTTTTTGCAAAATCTGATCCAGCTCCATATCGTGTCTTTTTTCAAGTTCCTTTCTAAGATCAGAAGGCATCAAATTATAGAAATAGCTTCGCAGGATTCTCTTACCGAAATACCCTCCGGAACCCTCGTCACCCAGTGTAAAACCAAGTGAAGGAATCTGGTTTATGATTTTCTCTCCATCATACAGGCAAGAGTTAGAACCTGTTCCCAGAATACAGGCTACTCCCGGCTTATCCCAGAAGCAAGCCTTGGCAGCTGCCAACAAATCGGTATCAACGGTAATGGTTGCACTACCAAAGCAAGTTGATATTGCTTTTCGAATTATGCCTTTGCTCCTTTCGGTTCCACATCCCGCACCATAGAAAAAGATTTCGTCAACGGTTTTATCTTTGAGGGCACTAACCAGTCCTTCATTAATAACCTTCGTTAACTGCTCCAGAGACATGAAATATGGATTCAAACCATCAGTATGAAAATATTCTTTCTCCCCATTTTGATTGACTAAAATCCATTCTGTTTTTGTTGAACCGCTGTCTGCTATTAGTATACTCATTCATCCATTTTAATTGATTGTAGCGAAGATACTTAACACATTATTTCATTACCACTTTGGTTTCTTTTTTTATACTATTCGGGCTAATTAATGAAAAAATATGACTACACTAAGCGGCATTTCTTCCGGCAAACGACTTGTATCTTTGGACTTTTTCAGGGGGGCTACAGTGGCCGCCATGATTTTGGTAAATAACCCCGGATCATGGTCTCACATTTATGGACCTTTAAAACACGCTCCCTGGCATGGTTGGACTCCAACAGATCTTATATTCCCCTTTTTCCTGTTTATTGTTGGGGTTTCCATTGTTCTGGCATTTACCAAAGCGAGAGCCAAAGGTGCAGATGATTCGGATTTACTGAAGAAGACGCTGGTCAGAGCCGCCAAGATATTCGGCCTTGGGCTTGCCCTTTCTGCTTTTCCATACCTCACCTTCATTCCCGACTTTGGTTTACATCAAAACCTGATTGATATACGGATTCCGGGTGTTTTGCAAAGAATCGCCATCTGCTATGCTATTGGTGCTACTCTTTTTCTTTACACTAAACCCAAAACCCAAATGCTCACCCTTGCCGGACTTCTGATAGGATACTGGATATTGATGATGGGTATCCCGGTTCCCGGTTATGGGGCTGGAGCCATCGACTCCGCAGAAGGTAATCTTGCAGCATACATTGATCAAATGCTATTATCTGGTCATATGTGGAAAGAGAATTGGGACCCTGAAGGATTGCTTAGTACACTTCCTGCCATTGGCAGTACACTGATTGGAATCTGGACGGGCAGAATGTTAATGAGCGACAAGGACACCGAATCCTCAAGAACTTTACAGTTCTTTATTTGGGGATTTATACTCATCATGCTCGGTTATGTGTGGAGCTGGATTTTCCCAATTAACAAGAATATCTGGACGAGTTCTTACACGCTTTTCACAGGCGGACAAGCCATGTGCATTTTTGGGCTCTGCTATTGGTTTATTGATGTTAAAGGGAAACAGCGTTTTACCGACTGGGGCGTTGCCTACGGCATAAATGCCATTACCGTCTTCTTTCTGAGTGGAATCATTGCCCGGTTATTTAATATGATCCGGTTTTCATATGGCGGTGAATCCTATACGCTGAAAGGGTGGATCTATGAAGTGGTTTTAAACTCGATAGCTTCACCCATCAATGCCTCTGTTTTATATGCGGTACTATGGATTGTATTGTTTTACCTGCTGGCAGCCTTTATGAAAAAGAAAAACATCATTATAAAAGTTTAGCTCTTTTATTTTATAAGCGTCATTTTTCTGGAAATGGTAGCTTCACCTGTAGTCAGTCTGTATAAATAGATTCCAGATGATAATCTGCTTGCATCAAAATTAATGGTGTGGCTACCAGCACCCAGCCTCTCATCTACCAGGGAAGCTACTCTTCTGCCCAACACGTCAAAAACTTCCAGGTCAACCTGATCTGCACTTGGCAAGGTAAATGAGATTTTCGTAGTTGGGTTGAAAGGGTTTGGATAGTTTTGTTTCAAAGAAACATCTGTTGGAATTTCAGTATCTCCGGTTTTTTCATTGGAAACAGCCGTTTGGTTTGGATAAACAACCTCAAGATTATCAATAAAAATAGAACCCGAGTACCTTTCTCCGGTTTGCTGATCCGATGCCAGCTTAAAGCCTATGCTCTTGATTGTTATGGGATAGTAGAAAGTATTGAAAGGGTCAACAGGGCTAAGGTCACTCATCAGAGAGGGATAAATATCGAAGTCAGTACTTTCTGCCCATTTTTTTACACGAATCGTGAAAGATTCACCATTATTATCCTCCAGGGCTAAGTCGATCAAATGCTTTTTACCATCTGTTCTGGCATGGAAGTTAATGGAATCTGGCACCCCAAATACCGGGATATCTGTTTCCAGATAAGCCCATACAGTAGGTGTATTATTATATTCAAACTCGTAGTCCAATCGCAGGGAGTGTTCACCATCAGTGGCAACACTATCTACCAATACCAGTGCGGAGTTTTCCAGATCTATATTCAGTCCATCCAAAGACCAGCCATCAAGGCTCTCAAAACTGCTTAGTAATTCCCGTCCAGTGCCAATCTGTACTTCTACTTCAGCTGTATCTGAAACTCCATCGTACGTTCCGATTACATTTGTTATTCCTTCACTAATCCCTTTAAAAGTGCCATTTGTGATCATTCCTATGTCCGGGTTTTCAACTTCCCAGCTAATACCGGCATTTCCGACTTCCTGTTTCTGCCCGTCAAAATCATATGACTCGTTGAAATAATTAAATGCATAGGAACTATCGGTAACAGCATGCTGCGGGAAGATTGAGAAATCGGTTATGCCTTTTACAATAACCATCGCGGTATCTTTAAGTCCCTCATATTCCAGATACACATATCCGGTATCCGGAGTGTTGCCGGCAGTAAAATTTCCTTCACTGTCTATTGCAGCATCAAAACCTTCACTTAGAGAAAAACTCAGGTTTTGAGAATCAAGCTCGATGGGATAATGATTTACATCACTCCCACTTACTGAAAAGTTAAATGTATTTCCTCTGTATACTTTCTTAAAAGACGGAGCCAGATTCAGGTTCTCAAGCAAACCGGTTTTCTCTTTTGATGAAACCACCATCAGTGCATTAGCAACAGCTCGTTCACCAATTCCATCTGAAGGATCATTAACTACATTGTTGTGAACCACCATGGTCGTAGAACCTCCACCATCAAGATTCAGGGCATTCTCAACTCCAAATCTTTTCATGAACTCACCCATTTCTGTCAGAGTCATTCCTGCACTTGAAGCCTGTCTTCCATCAACGGTCATCAGGTAAAGTTTGGTAGAGTCTGCATTAAAACCCACTGCCGTCCTGGGATGTCTTTCCGGCCAATCACCCTCATTATTCCCATCATTCAGAAACTTACCACGGCCACCTACAACCTCTTTTATATTGTCGTAACCGGGTAATAACTGATGTTCTACACGTACAGTATCTCCGGCCTGAAATCCATCCAGATCGTTTGCAGAAGTCCCATGTCCGGATAGTACAAAAGTAGAATCGGTAAACTCGGCATCACCGGCAGATATTTTCTCGACTACTACTGCTCGTACTTCACCATTTACAACCCATTCATCAATACCTTTTAAGATAAGTTCTGTACCAAACTGGTTGGTTCCGGTTGATGATCCGAAATACTGATTGTAATAAACCAACGCATCTGTGGTTCGAGCCTGATTTATTCCTGTAATATCAAATTCATCATTCCCCGATCGTAGTTTACCGGTATAAGCAGTAGGGTTGATGAAAACTTTTTTGTCTTTTGTGTATCCAAATACATCCCTGCTAATCGGCTTTTTTATTATTTCCCCTTTTATAACCTGGGCATTAGTTGGATTTCCCCCTCCATAAAAATCACCGTTAACCGCTGCAACTACCTGATGTCCTTCAAACGATTTTCTCTGCGACATGGAACTGGTTTTTTCATAACCGCCAAAAGTATCCTGAGCTTTTACTGTTTCCAGTTTTGTTTCAGATTTAGTGAGATCTACTTCTACAACATCAAATGTCCAGGGAACGGCAGGAGCTTCGATTGTATAGTGAAATATCCCATCACCAATTTGCTGCACACTCAAAGTATCATATTTAATTTGAGCAATGCTCTGGATTGATAGTATGCTTAGTGCAAAAATTAAGATCGACTTCTTCATATCAGGTGTTGTAAGTGTTAGGAAATAATGTTTAATGTACAGTCAGAGCTCTTGTTCTAATCTTTATCTACTTCCACGTTATAAAGACTATCCTGTCTTTGCTCCAAATGTTGCCTCTCTTCTATTCTCTGTCTTTCTACGGTATCGTCGGGCTCTAGCTGATGCTCCCATTCATACTCAACCGGATACCACTGTAAAATATCTTTTTTTCCAAGTTCCAGAACTGTATAGCCGGGTTTAAATCCTAACCAATTACCTCCCCACCAGGCTGCAGAGGCAGCTTGAGAGGTGATATACCATACATCATTAAATCTAAAGTCTTCACTGATATGGGTATGTCCCTGAAGTAAAGCTTTTACATTATGTCGTTCCAGAACATGCCGAAGCTCTATGTTATCCTGTAGAACGAATGGGCTCATAGCCATCATCTCAAAATCATTATTAATTTGCCCTTTATGAGAAAAAGCAGCTAAGTGCGAAACCGCAATTGTTGGCATGTCTTTATGATCACCAAGATCGTAACGAAGCCAATCCAACTGCTCTTCACCGATCATAGCTTTATAAGCCGGGCCATTTTCGCCTTCAAACTCAAAAATCGAATTCAAAATCACAAAGTGCCACCCGTTGTGATTAAAACTGTAGTAATCTTTTTCCATCCCCATCTCTTGCATAATCATTTTTTTCCCAATGCCGGGATGGTCGGCAGGAACTTTTCGGCGTGATGATAACCCCAGTACATCATGGTTTCCAATGCAATTGTAATAAGGCATCCTTAGCTCATCAGTAGCACTTTTATAGAGCCGGATGGATTCTTTATAGGTCTCAAGTTCTGTGTACAAACCATCAAACACCATATCTCCACCCATCAGTACCAAATCTGGGGAAGGTTCCAATGAGTTTATGGATTCGATACATTTTTTATACCCTAGATGTCCCTGTCGCCGGGATGTTACATGCTGATCGGTAAGGTGAACAATCCGAAAGCTTTCCTCATTATTCTTGCTAGTATTGAAAAAAGTGCCCATTCCCAGGGCACTAATTCCAACATTTTTTAAAAACGATCTTCTGGACGACATTACTTAATGAGCGTCATTTTTCGGGTCATAGAAACATCTCCCATCTTCAGCTGGTAAATATAAATACCTGAAGACAATTTGGATGCATCGAAGTTAACCGTATGCTCTCCGGCAACCATAGTTCGCCCTACAAGCTCTGCAACTTGTCTTCCAAGCATATCATAAACCTTCAGAGTCGTAAAGCCACTATTAGGCAGATCGAAGGTTATCCTTGTAACCGGGTTAAAAGGGTTAGGATAGTTTTGTGACAATGATATCTGCTCCGGAGTTTCCGTTGTTTCCTCATTTGAAACAACAATACCTCCTTCAACTGCAGATGTAGGCTCACTCTCTACATTATTTCTGCTAACAGCTGTTACAAAATACCAATGACTTTCTTCTGAAGGCGGGGTGACATCCGTATAGCTCGTTTCTCCTGTAACGGCAATCAAGTTGTAAGGGCTCTCCATTTCTTCGACTGCATTAGGTGAAGAACCGGCATCGACACGATAAATCGCATATTTAATCAATGTATCGACATGACCGGCAGCGGATGTTTTAGTCTGTACATCGATTTGAGGTCTATCCCAGCTTAATTCAAATACATACTCTTTCTCCGAATCCCTGTTAACAACAAGGTTTTCAGGTGAATTGGGAATACTTGTATCCTTCCAATCCATCGTAGGCTGTAAAGCTGCATACTTGTAGTAATTATTCTTTAGTGAATCAGCAAATCCTTTGGACGAATAGGTTGTAATGTTACTTGACCTGAAGAACACACTTCCTGATATATTTTCATTATTTCTATTGTGCCGGATTTGACGAGGTATTTCATCTGCATCAAATAGTGTATTTGAATAGGTACTGCTGCTAGAACGGTATAGTCCATGTCCGGGGTATATATGCCGGCCATTAGCTGCAGCTTGTTCAGCCCACCAATCAGCGAGTTTTCCATAATCCTGTCCGGTACCAAATCGGGAGAAGGCCCAATATAGCTGTGGTGTTATATAATCTATCGTTTGTGCTTCCAGCCAGGCCACTCCATCACCATAGACAACGCTGTAAGCATCCATACCGCTGATTCCACTTGGCACTCCGCTTTTCCATATTCCAAAAGGACTAATACCAAATTTCACCCATGGTTTCACAACCTGAATACTATCGTGAAGCATTTCTACAAACAGATCGATGTTATTTCTTCTCCAATCATCTTTATTATCAAACCCTCTTGGGTATTGAGCGAAGGTATCATCATCAAGGGTATCATTATTGTTGCTGGCCATATGATTGGGTGGATACGGGTAGAAGTAATCATCAAAATGAATACCATCGACATCGTAACGGTTCACTACATCCATTACAACATCAATATTGTAATCAATTACTTCAGGTAAGCCCGGATTCATAATGGCAATTGCATCATTCATTACAAACAACCATTCCGGATGCTTATTAGCTACATGCATAGAATCTCGTGCGGTAGTACCCGGAAGTTTATTTTTTGATTCTGCATCATAATACCTTCCCAGGAACGGCTTTAAGCTTTCATCTATATTTTCATTATTAAATACTTTTTGGGTAAAATCGCCCGGGATCATGCGCATAGCCCGATATGGGTTCAACCAGGCATGAAGCTCCATCCCTCTTTTGTGGGCTTCTTCAATTACAAATTCTAAAGGATCCCAATATGGATCCGGAGCAACACCTTCTTCGCCGGTAAGGTACTTCGACCATGGCTCAATGTCAGAATCATATAGTGCGTCTCCTTCTGTTCTTATCTGGAAATACAGTGTATTTATACCAGCAGCTTTCATGTCATCCAATCGGTCTAACAAGCTTTGTTTCTGAAAGCTAACGGGTATGTTGCCGGATGCGGGCCAGTCTAAATTAATGACCGTAGCCATCCATGTAGCTCTAAATTCTTTTTTTGGTGGCTGATTCTCTTGAGCCTGAACATTTATGTAACAAAACAGGCATAGCAAAAGGATTGAAATGGGTTTTCTTAACAACATGATTTTATAATTTCGATATATAGAAAAAAAAAGGCAGCACAAGGCTGCCTTTTTTGTGGCTTTATGCCTTTTACTTAATAAGAGTCATTTTGTTCGTTAAACGAACTCCGTTTGTTTGCAACATGTAAATATAAACGCCTGAAGACAGGTTAGACGCATCAAAAGATACGGTATGATCGCCTGCACTCATGCGAGAGTTTACTAATGTAGCAACTTCACGACCAGTCATGTCATACACTTTAATTGTAACAGGACCAGCTTCGTTAATCGAATACTCGATATTGGTAGTTGGGTTAAATGGATTCGGATAGTTTTGCTTTAGGGTATATCCTTCTGGAATATCAGATTTTCCATTATTCTCGTTAGAAGTATAAACCTGCTCGGTTGTAAACTTCTGAACATCAACAGCCGTTTCTGTTGCGCTGAAAGCACCAACATAAGCGATAGTACCATCAGGTGAGAAATCTAGACCACGAGGTCTGGCTTGATCATATCCTCCGGAAACATCAGCACCAGCTACCCATTCAATACTATCCAATGCGGTTGGTGTGGTCTCAGGATCAAGATCTGCATAATCAAATGCATACCATGTTTGTGGCTGATATGGCTCGCCCGGAACATCATTCAATGAACCTGAACCTACCCATAGGTGGAATGTTTGTGGGTGAAGGTCGAAGCTTTCAGCTCTGATTCCTCTTAGTACAGTATCTGGTACCGTTGGGAAACTTTCGAATTCACTTGCACGAGCATAACGCAATACTCCAGGACCAGTATAACCAGCCCACCAGATTGTATTACCATCCGGAGAAACCTGAAGATCACGAGAGAAACCTGAAGTCAGAGTAAGCAGTTCTTCCGGGTTTTCAAGATTTGAATCATACTTGATAATCGGAGCATCTGTGGCTACTACAGCAGATACATAAATGTTTCCATTTTTATCAGCAGAAGCTTCACCAAGAGAACCAATACCTGGATCAACTTTGGCGATACCCATACCTGTTGTATGATCTACCTTGTAAACACGGTTAAACTGAGAGATAATAATGTCTCCATTATAATCTGCTTCAATACCACGTCCTGAATAACCTTCGTAAGCTTCACCTTGCCACACCTGACCTAAAGTATCAGCTGGGGTGTCATCTTCATACTCAATAACTTTGAGTGGTGAAAACGAAGCTGGTGTACCATCAGGATTATAGATGTAGATTACGCGTGTCGCTACTTTTACCCCGGTTCTGTTTAGTGTAACACTATCGGTTGCACCAAAAGGTTGTATCCAGATTTTACCTTCGCCGTCAACGGCAACACCATGAACTTCTACCCATGTATCACCTTCTTCCGGTACGAAAGTATCGTCCTGAGTCCAATTTTGTGCAAAAGCCAATGCTGGTATAAGCATGAAGCTAAGCACGGTTAGTATTTTATTCATTTTCATAATTATCTCCTTTGTATCTGTTTATCTATGCGTTTGATTATTTAGATTAAGTATTTGTGTTATCGTTTCAGTTAAAAACCGAAAATTCCTGCTCTTGTGCGGTCATACATATTCAAAAAATTGATACTGTTCTCATCATCTCCTCTTACAGTAACCACAGCAAACTCATCATCACGCCAGGTTATACTCGTAATTCCGGGCTTCAGCATGCCTTCATAAAATGCTTCATGTCTTCCATCCGGGTATACCCGTACCATGCTTGGTTTCGATACATCATCTATTTCTCTACCCGTTGTTATAATCAATTCACCGTTTGAGGCCAAAATCATATCCGAAATGCTACCGCCGTAATGTTGGGAATAATCAAAATATAGTCCACCCTGAGTCAAATTACCTCCACCATCAATGGTGAATTTCCATACTTTTTGGCCTCCCTGAATTTCACCTCCAACATACAGCTCATTATTGGCAGCATAAAAAGCCACTGATGAAAATGCACCAGCGAAATTCGTTTTAGACTCGGCTCTGTTAGTTACATTAAACCGGTGAATTTGGTCACTATCTACACCTACAACCCATAAGAATCCGTTATTATCAAAAACCATGTCACGGATCTTGAGAGCATTTGTAGTTGAAGCAGCCCAAACGTCTTCCTGCAAATCGTTGCCAAAAGTTTTCACGAAAACTGCCCGCAAACTCTGTTGTGCCAGAAAAAGATCCCCATTTGGGCCTACTGCCAGTGCAGAATAGCTGTTAAACCTCATAGTACTGTCGGATGGATAAGGGTTATCATCATCGTCAAGCTCACCCTGATATCGGGTGTTATCGGTGGTAACGGTCCCATCCGGAGAAATTCGGGTATAACGAATAATTCCGTTCGTATTTATTATAGCGTAAACATTGTTTTGTGCATCTACAGCAACAGGGGTGTTTGGATTGTTTGAGGAAGCGACTCCGGGATAAAGCCCAAAAGGCTGAATCAGATCATAGAGGTATGAGTCACTAAAAAACTCAGCTCCTCGTACAGATACCCTAACATTTAAATCGTCTCCCCAAATAGTTCCAGGCCGTACTACAAGTTGTGTTTTAGTTGCACTTTTGACGACACCCGCAGATCCACCAAAATTAATGGTGACACTATCAGGATCTGTTGCAAAGTTCTCTCCGGTTACGATAACGGAATCAACCCCAGCCAGATATCCATCTACCGGTGTTATATTTGTAACAACAGGGTTTGGCCTTGAAGGCTCATAATCAGGATCATATACACTGTTACCTTCTTTACAAGATATTAGCCCTGTAGTTAAAACTACCAATAATACGATGTGATTTATTTTTCTAAACTTCATACTTACTAATGTCATTTAAAATCCTATTTGAGCACTAAATCTGTTTACTTCACCAAATACACCAAACTGAGTGTACGAGTAGTCAACACTTAAGACCATGGGGCCAATAGGTTGCTTTATACCGGCACCAAAAGTTAGCTGCTCTTCATCTTTTGGAAAACCATATCCTCCCCTTATTACAAATCGATCTATGAACGTGTACTCCAGACCAAAAAGCAGTTGCTCATCGTAATCACGAGGCCTGTTTGCATCAATGCTGACAAGAAGAGAGTGAACATCCGGGTCAAGGTTACTTAGATCTAACACATCCATCGAAATTCCAATTTTGAAAGTAAGAGGGAGTTCAGCCCCTTCATCGTCGTAACTTACTTCAGGAGAAAAGTTTCTGAGCGCCATACCAAAGTTCAAACTCTCAAAACCTGTTTTATAAAGTACACCAAAATCGAGTACTCCTGTACCCGCAGAAAACGACTGTAATTCATAACCTCCGGAACCATCCATGGTTACAGCTGCTTTTCCTAAATTCTGATTACTGTACCTGAAGTTAGCACCTACCGAAAACTGATCTGTAATCGCATTTGCATACGACAGACCTACAGCAAAAGCCGTTGGATTTATAGTTCCTAAATCAACATACCCTTGTTCATTGTCTGCCCGGGCAGTGGAAAGGATTTCTCCATAATCAACAGAAATAGCGTTTACTCCAATAACACCATATTTCCCATCAGCAGGCTGATAAACCAGCGAAGCTGAATTGTGATTGATATCAGCAATCCATTGAACCGCACCTACACTAGCCGTATACGTACCATTTATATAAGCCATAGTAGCTGGATTGTATAAGGCTGAATAAGCGCCCATCTCTACAGATGTAACCGCTTCAGACATCGCCGAAGCTCGCGGAGATGGCGATACACTTAAAAATTTCATACTTGTTTGCGCCCTCTTCTTTTGTCCATATATATCTGTGGTACAAAGAAGCGCTAAAATACAGAGGAATAATGCTTTACTTAATCTCACTTTTACACCTATAGTATGATTACAATTTTTCTTGTAGCTACTTTACCAAACTCATCATCGTTTGGATCTTCGTTGATAATTCGGGCAATATAAATGCCACTAGCTACTCGTTGACGGTAGTCTGTTTTGACATCCCAGTAGATATCTCCACTTCCATTTGTATTGGTCAAAGTCTTTATTTTTTCACCTAACTCAGTATAGATGTTTATTGTACATCTGCTGGGCACTTCAAAGAATGCTACCCGGTCTTCACTGGCTACACTTCCAAATTTCAATTCAACAGGTGAGTTTGCCCTGTATGGATTCGGCACCACACGAATATCTTCCATGGCTTCACCCGCAGGTCTGAGCAGTCGGGCCGGATCATAACTTTGCATATAATAGCGGTTGCTTATCAACTCAGTATTTGTCGGTGTTTGTCCGGTCGGGTCGTTATTCAAAGATCCTACACTAACTATATAATAATAGTAGTCAAGTCCGCGGATGGGCGGATCAAGCAAATATTCAGGGCCACGATCTACGTCACCATCTTTGATAAAGGTTTCACTGGCGTCAGCCTCATAGAGAAGCCGGTAAGTACTGTCCAGTCTTCCCGATGCACGATAAATTCTAAAGCCATTAAGATTTGATGTGTCACCGGTATATTCCCATTCAAGGTCAATTCCATTACCTGCAGAAGTTACTGTAAAAAGACTGGGAGGTTCCGGAGCCTCTGGGATTGCATAACCCGACTCATAGTTTGCAATAGCTCTTTCAAACGTTTGAAATAAAGAATCTCTACCCTGGAATACTACCCTGTTCTTTTGTTCGGCATCAATCTCACCTCTCTTGAATGCAGCACCCGTTTCATTTGCCAATTCCCTTGATATACCTGATGAAGCCTCAGCAATAACTATAGTCACACTGTCTCCGAAGGCAATATCGTATGGACCGTAACCATAGGTATATGCTTGCCCGCCCTGTTCATCCGGTGGAGTAGGTGCATTTGTTGGGTTTACAAAACCATCGAATCCACTTGGCTCTACAACATAGGCATGTCGTGGGGTCACCCTTCCGCGGCTCATCATTTCATATTCTTCCTCCATTTTCGTGACATTAAAGGCGTCGTTGTTACTATACAATTTATCATCATTGTGCTCATAAGACATGGTAAATGGCTGTCCGGGGTCATCCGTTGGGTCTGTAGATGAAGCATCAGCATGCAAGGTTACGGTTCCAACAAAGTGATAGGCTGCAAGCCGGCCTGTGGTGTCATCAGCAGATAAATAACCACCTGTAGTATTCGGGACAAATATCGGAGCCCCAATATTGTCATAGTTTGGAGTTGCAAAGCTTGGGA from Gracilimonas sp. encodes the following:
- a CDS encoding heparan-alpha-glucosaminide N-acetyltransferase domain-containing protein produces the protein MTTLSGISSGKRLVSLDFFRGATVAAMILVNNPGSWSHIYGPLKHAPWHGWTPTDLIFPFFLFIVGVSIVLAFTKARAKGADDSDLLKKTLVRAAKIFGLGLALSAFPYLTFIPDFGLHQNLIDIRIPGVLQRIAICYAIGATLFLYTKPKTQMLTLAGLLIGYWILMMGIPVPGYGAGAIDSAEGNLAAYIDQMLLSGHMWKENWDPEGLLSTLPAIGSTLIGIWTGRMLMSDKDTESSRTLQFFIWGFILIMLGYVWSWIFPINKNIWTSSYTLFTGGQAMCIFGLCYWFIDVKGKQRFTDWGVAYGINAITVFFLSGIIARLFNMIRFSYGGESYTLKGWIYEVVLNSIASPINASVLYAVLWIVLFYLLAAFMKKKNIIIKV
- a CDS encoding glycoside hydrolase family 3 protein, with amino-acid sequence MPSNKIRTVEQLTLKEKIGQLFLIGFRGNDISESSEILENIEQYKPGGVILFDKDMVHDQPVHNIKSPEQVRRLTASLKKASESPLLIGIDQEGGLINRLKPEYGFPETLSHQNLGEKDDVEFTRSHSLHIAETLAKAGINLNFAPVLDLSSNPKSSIIAKRERSFGKSREKVTRHARAYIEGHLQANILTCCKHFPGHGSAEGDTHAGFVDVTDTWKEDELEPYKTLITEGNCQMIMTAHIFNSKLDENMPATLSENVLQHILREKLSFTGVVISDDMQMRAISDHYSLKESLGNGLNAGLDIFCFGNNLLKEQVELKDAIAAVEQLLDEGKVTENRIDASVSRILDLKAKL
- a CDS encoding BadF/BadG/BcrA/BcrD ATPase family protein; amino-acid sequence: MSILIADSGSTKTEWILVNQNGEKEYFHTDGLNPYFMSLEQLTKVINEGLVSALKDKTVDEIFFYGAGCGTERSKGIIRKAISTCFGSATITVDTDLLAAAKACFWDKPGVACILGTGSNSCLYDGEKIINQIPSLGFTLGDEGSGGYFGKRILRSYFYNLMPSDLRKELEKRHDMELDQILQKVYKEPNGNRFVASFSHLLGDFAEHDFIKDIVRSGFEDFAEKQLAYFGDITDKDIGFVGSIAAIHRETLEKVLAKRGLKLGIIVRKPIERLVDNHLGK
- a CDS encoding phosphodiester glycosidase family protein; amino-acid sequence: MKKSILIFALSILSIQSIAQIKYDTLSVQQIGDGIFHYTIEAPAVPWTFDVVEVDLTKSETKLETVKAQDTFGGYEKTSSMSQRKSFEGHQVVAAVNGDFYGGGNPTNAQVIKGEIIKKPISRDVFGYTKDKKVFINPTAYTGKLRSGNDEFDITGINQARTTDALVYYNQYFGSSTGTNQFGTELILKGIDEWVVNGEVRAVVVEKISAGDAEFTDSTFVLSGHGTSANDLDGFQAGDTVRVEHQLLPGYDNIKEVVGGRGKFLNDGNNEGDWPERHPRTAVGFNADSTKLYLMTVDGRQASSAGMTLTEMGEFMKRFGVENALNLDGGGSTTMVVHNNVVNDPSDGIGERAVANALMVVSSKEKTGLLENLNLAPSFKKVYRGNTFNFSVSGSDVNHYPIELDSQNLSFSLSEGFDAAIDSEGNFTAGNTPDTGYVYLEYEGLKDTAMVIVKGITDFSIFPQHAVTDSSYAFNYFNESYDFDGQKQEVGNAGISWEVENPDIGMITNGTFKGISEGITNVIGTYDGVSDTAEVEVQIGTGRELLSSFESLDGWSLDGLNIDLENSALVLVDSVATDGEHSLRLDYEFEYNNTPTVWAYLETDIPVFGVPDSINFHARTDGKKHLIDLALEDNNGESFTIRVKKWAESTDFDIYPSLMSDLSPVDPFNTFYYPITIKSIGFKLASDQQTGERYSGSIFIDNLEVVYPNQTAVSNEKTGDTEIPTDVSLKQNYPNPFNPTTKISFTLPSADQVDLEVFDVLGRRVASLVDERLGAGSHTINFDASRLSSGIYLYRLTTGEATISRKMTLIK
- a CDS encoding metallophosphoesterase, with the protein product MSSRRSFLKNVGISALGMGTFFNTSKNNEESFRIVHLTDQHVTSRRQGHLGYKKCIESINSLEPSPDLVLMGGDMVFDGLYTELETYKESIRLYKSATDELRMPYYNCIGNHDVLGLSSRRKVPADHPGIGKKMIMQEMGMEKDYYSFNHNGWHFVILNSIFEFEGENGPAYKAMIGEEQLDWLRYDLGDHKDMPTIAVSHLAAFSHKGQINNDFEMMAMSPFVLQDNIELRHVLERHNVKALLQGHTHISEDFRFNDVWYITSQAASAAWWGGNWLGFKPGYTVLELGKKDILQWYPVEYEWEHQLEPDDTVERQRIEERQHLEQRQDSLYNVEVDKD